The Agrococcus sp. ProA11 genomic sequence CGGCCCAGCGCATCCACGCCTCCGGCATCGGCCACTGCACGATCGCGAACGCCGCGAACGAGCCGATCGCGACGAGCGTCATGCCCCAGGCGAACAGGTGCCGCTCGCCGATGCGGCGCAGCAGCGCCGCCGAGACGAGGCCGCCCGCGAGCGCCGCGACACCCTGGATCGCCTGGGCGGGCCCCAGCGCGGCGGGGCCCTCCTGCAGGCCGTGCTCGATGAGGGGGAACACCGTGGCGTTGAGGATGCCCGTGAGGCCGAAGCCCGCCGCGGCCGCAAGCGTGAGCAGCCGCAGCAGCGGGTCGCGCCACAGCTCGCGGAAGCCCGCGGAGACCTCGCCCCAGTAGCTCTCGTCGCCGGTGCGCGGCTCGGGCAGCGACTCCTCGATGCGCACGCTGAGGAGCATGAGCGCCATCACGAGGTAGCCGGCGACGCTGACGGCGACGACGGCCCACGGCCCGGCGAGCACGTAGAGCCCAGCTCCCAGCGGCGGGCTGACGATGCGCATGCCGTTGTCGATCGAGGTGAAGATGCCGTTGGCGCTGCCGAGCTCGTCGTCGGGGAGCAGGTCGCGCAGCATACCTGCTTGCGCGGCACTGGTCAGGTAGGCGGAGAGGCCGTAGCCGAACGCGACGGCGTAGATGAGCCAGACCTGCGCCGCGCCCTGCACGAGCAGCAGCGTGAGGATGACGGATGCGGTGCCGAGGTTCGTGAGGATCATGAGCGGTCGTCGCCGCACGCGGTCGGCCAGTTGGCCCGCCCACGGCGCGACCAGCGCCGGCAGCGCGAGGAAGAGGAACACGAGCGCGCCGGCCGAATCGGATCCGGTGAGCTCCCGCACCCAGATGGCGAGCACGAGATAGAGGGCGCTGTCGCCCAGGTTGGTGGCGAACCATCCGACCATCAGGCGGCGGTAGGCGGGCCGGCGCATGGGCGACGGCGGCTTGACAGCCCGAGCGAGGGCGGGTGCGTTGTCGGTCATGGAAGGACTCCTGTGTCCTGTGCGCCCGTCGGTCGAGGAGCCTGCCGCCCGAAGGGCGCCAGGCGTCACGAGACCAGAGGGCGGTCAGCAGCCGTCGCCTCGCGGCGACGATCAGCAGTGGTGGTGGAAGGGCTGCGGTCAGCCCTCAGCCGGCTCCTCGCCCGTCGCGGGCAGGTCGAAGTCGGGGTTCAGCGTCACGAACAGGTGCGCCTTGCGGCTCCCGGCCGGACGCTTCGCGGGGTCCTTGCGGCCGCGGAAGCGGTCGGCGAGGTGCTCGATCTCGGCGGCGAGCTCGGCGAGCTCCTCCTTCGTCGCCCAGAACGCAGCGGAGTTCACCGTGGTGCCCGGCAGCCAATCCTCGTCGCTGAGCCCGTGCCGGGTCAGGAAGTCGACGACCCGGTTGGCCTCGTGCTGCACGTAGAGGGCGCCGATGGTGGCGGAGGTGCGCATCGACTCGGGGTTTCCAGCCTCGGGGCTCAGATCGCGGCTCTGGTAGACCGACTTCCACGGCTTCGACGTCCCCTTGGCCTCGCCGCGCTCGATGAAGCCTGCCTTCGCGAGTGTGCGCAGGTGGAAGGAGCAGTTGGAGGGGCTCTCGCCGACCCTCTCGGCGATCTGGGTGGCCGTGGCCTCGCCGAGCTCGTCGAGCGTGGCGAGGATGTCGATCCGGAGCGGATGCGCGAGCGCTCGGAGCATCGCCGGGTCGCCGGTGCGAAGCCCGCGACCGCGTTCGTCCTCGAACACCTCCGTGCCGTGCATGTCCCGCTCCTCAGTCACGCTCAGATCAAACCACGCTGCATGGTGATCTCCGCTCGCAGCCGGTCGTAGTAGCGCTGCGAGTCGTCACGGTCGAGGCGCGTGCGGTTGCGTCGCGCCTCACTGGCCAGCTCGAACGCGGCGGTCGCCGCGGTGGCGATCCTGCTCGTGCGTTCCATGGGGTGCCTCCTCTTCCAATGCCGACGACCTGTCGACATATGAAAGAGTACTTTCGAAGCACCGCTTTTGCAAGAGTCCTTTCACAACAATTGTTTCGGCGTGTCGCGAGGCGCGTGCAGAGGCGACAACCCGTTCGAGAACGCGCAGCGGCCCCGCCGCTCGCTCGACGGGGCCGCTGATGTCGACGGCTGGCTCCGGCCGTCGTGCTGCTACTGCATCGACACGAGGATCTTCACCTCGTCCTTGCTCGTCGTGAGGCGCTCGAACCCCTGCTCGATGAGGTCGTCGACGAGGATCCGTCCGGTGATGAATGGCGCCAGGTCGACCTGGCCGCTGCGGGCGAGCTCGATCGCATCCGCGTGGTCATGCGCGTAGCCGATCGACGAGCCGAGCACCCGATCCTGCATGGTGAGCTCTGCGGTGATATTGAGCTCTACCGGCTTGCCGTGCAGCGCGACGACCTCGAGACGACCGCCGGCTGCCAGCACCTCGAGCAGTTGATGGACGACCACACTGACGCCGGCGGCGTCGAATGCGACTGCGGCACCCGCGCCGTCGGTGTGCTGCTCGACCACCGCGATCAGATCCTCGCTCGCGGGATCGACCACGACGTCTGCCACACCGGTCTCGGACGCCTTCTCGCGGCGAGCCGCCGACATCTCGCTCACGATGACTGTGAGGCCCTTCGCCTTGAGCACCGCGGCGATCAGCAGGCCGATCGGCCCGGCTCCGCCCACCACAGCAATCTGGCCGGCCTCGACACCCGCATGCTTGACCGAGTGCACCGCGACGGCCAGCGGCTCGATGAGCGCAGCCTGATCGAGTGGTAGATCGCCGACCGAGTGCACCCACCGCTCATCCACAACGATGTGCTCGCTCAGGCCGCCGCCGCCGCCCGAAATGCCGATGAAGCCCATCTGCTTGCACAGGTTGTACTTGCCGGCCTTGCACGCCGGGCAGGCGTCATCGACCATGAGCGGCTCGACCACGACGGCGTCACCCACGGCGATGGCCTCGACGCCTTCGCCGACCTCTTCCACGACGCCGGAGAACTCGTGGCCGAGCACGACCGGCAGGGTCTCGCCCGAAAGCGGATGCGGGGTGTCGGCCGACGGAGCCGGCGGGATGGGACCGTCGTGGTACAGATGCAGATCGCTGCCACAGATGCCGTTGAATGCCGGCGCGATCTTCACCGCGCCAGGACGCGTCTGAGGCTCGTCGACCTCCTCGATGCGAATGTCTTCCTTGCCGTAGAACCGTGCTGCTTTCATTGGCGCCTCCCTCTCGCAGATGGATCCACCAACGTAGCGAGCGGGCCTGAATAGACGGTGTCCACGGTGCCATCGGGACGCTCGCGGGTTCAGTCGCCCAGGAACTCCTCGCGGCTGACCTCTGCCGAGGGCCCCGCCGGGTTGACCACCAGCGCGCTGAAGAGCGAACTCGTGCGCAGCTGCGCACGGAGCTTGGCGGTCGTCGTCGAGATCACGGTGTCCTGCGGATGCCGCGCGGCGATCTCCGGCGCGGAGGTGAACACGAGCAGGGCGCGCGACCCGTTGGGCCGACCAAGCATCCGCAGCCGCGGCTGCCCCTCCGCTTCCTCGCCCGACTGCATCTCGCCCGCGAGCAGGATCGGCCCATCGATGCGCAGCGCGTCGACGACCGCCTGCCTCGGGCCACCGGCGTCGGTCGCGGCGATGGCGGCGCTGATGCGGTCGTTGCGGTGGTGGCGCAGCGCGAAGTCGATGTCCTTCGACGACAGCGCGACCTTCTTGTCGGCAGGGTCGAGGAACAGCCAGCCGGCCCCCTGCTTCTTCGCCATCTCGAGCACGCCCGCCGCGGGCTGCGCGAGCGACTGGTGCTGCGTGCCCTCCGGATGCATGCGGGCGATCTCGGCATTGCTCGTGAACGCGAGCATGGCGCGACGCCCGTCGGGTCCGACGCCACTGCTGAGACGAATCGTGGAGCCCGTCTGCGGCTTGCCCTCGCGCAGGTCGAACTCCGAGCGAGTGGCGTCGAGCAGCAGCTCGCCGACCAGCGCGGCGCGCAGCACGTCGACCATCCTCCGCTCGATCGGTTCGGTCGCGAAGTCCGCGATCGCCTGCCGCAGCCGCGCGTTGTCAACCTGATCGATGCTCATGGCCCCACGCTAGCCACCCCTGCGCGCGCCCGCCGCCGCCTCTCCGTGTAATTCAGGGTTGACTTATATAAGTCTGCGTGCAACCATCCTTGCATGCACGCCCTCGACGTTCTCGGCGATCCGGTGCGGCGGCGCATCCTCGAGCTGCTCAGCGACGGGGAGGCGAGCGCAGGCGCGATCGCGACGGTGATCGGCGAGGAGTTCGGCATCAGCCAGCCCGCGGTGAGCCAGCACCTGCGCATCCTGCGCGAGCAGGGCTTCGCGACGGTGCGGCCGGAGGGCCAGCGGCGGCTCTACGCCGTCGACGCGAGCGGCCCGAGCGAGGCGCGGGAGTGGCTGAGCGCCTTCGACGGCTTCTGGATGCCGAAACTGGCCGCCCTCGACACCGAACTCGCGCGTGGCCGTCGCCTGCGTCGCCGTCAAGCAGACGGCAGCGCGGCGATCGAGGCCGCGAGGCGCAGACAGACCGCTGCGCGGGGCGCCCGCGTGGACGACGAGACCGCGGGTGATGCGCCTGCGGACACAACAGCAGAGCAGGAGTGAAGCGATGGATGTGCTGAGACAGTTGGGCGCGGTGTCGCGCGGCGTGCGCACAGAGGAGATCGACGGTCAGGCCTCGACCGTGCAGACGCTCGAACAGGTCTATCCCTCATCGCTCGCCGATGTGTGGGACGCGGTGACGCGCGCCGAGCGGATCGCGCGCTGGTTCATGCCCGTGAGCGGAGACCTGCGCCTGGGCGGCAGCTACCAGCTCGAGGGCAACGCCGGCGGCAGGGTGCTCGAGTGCACGCCTCCTGCGGACGATGCCGCGAGCTACCGCGTCACGTGGGAGTTCGGCGGCGGCGTCACCTGGCTGACGATTCGGCTCGCGGCCGAGGGCCAGGGCACGAGGCTCGAGCTCGAACACGTCGCGCGCGACGCGGACCTCCCGGTCGAGATGGCAGAGATGTTCGGTCCCGGTGCCACCGGCGTGGGTTGGGACGGCGGCCTGCTCGGACTCTCCCGGCACCTGTCGGGCAGCGGCGAGACGGGCATGGACGCGGAGACCCTGAACGCCTGGGCAGCCTCGGAGGAGGGTCGGTCGTTCTACCGTGGAGCAGCGGATGCATGGGCGCGCGCCGCGATCGGCAACGGGGTCGCCGCCACGAAGGCGCAGGCCCAGGCAGACGCGACCTTCGGCTTCTACACCGGGGAGACGGGCGCCGGCGCTTCCGACTGAGGGCACCCGCGTCAGCGCAGCCGCACCTCCCGCCCCGAGCGGAGGCCTCTAGCCCCTCCGCCGCCTGGACCGCGGTCACACGCGGGCGGTGAGCAAGGAACGAGCGTGTGATCCCGCAGACGCGCGCGCTGCTTGCGCCGATGCCCGGAATCCGCGCGACTTCGCCACTAGATTCGGCAGGTGTGAGCGCCGTTGCACCCCAGTCCGTCATCCTCATCCGCGCGCTGCGGTTCCGCCCCAACCCGGCCACGGCGGCCGACAACGCCTTCCAGGCGGAGCCGAGCGACGGCGAGAGCCCCGAGACGACCGCGGCCAAGGCACTCGCCGAAATGGATGCGCTCGCCGACGCGCTGCGCGATGCGGGCGTCAAGGTGCACGTGTTCGAGGATGAGGACCACACGCGCCCCGATAGCGTCTTCCCCAACAACTGGCTCTCCACGCACGCGGGCGGCACGGTCGCGGTCTACCCGATGTACGCATCCAATCGCCGCCACGAGCGCCGGGCCGACGTGCTCGAGATGCTGAAGGCGAGCTACCGTGTGCAGGCGATCGTCGACTACTCGGGCCTCGAGCCCGACGGCATCTTCCTCGAGGGCACGGGCGCCATGGTGCTCGACCCGATCTCGCGCGTCGCCTACACGGCCCGCAGCCACCGCGCCGACACGAACGTGCTGGAGCGCTTCTGCACCGACTTCAACTACGAGCCGATGGTCTTCGACGCGATCGACGCCGACGGCGTGCCGGTCTATCACACGAACGTCATCGCGACGATCGGCACCGAGGTCGCGCTCTTCGCGCTGGAGATGATCCCGGATGAGCGCCGCCGCGCGGAGGTGCGCGAGCGCCTGATCGTCACCGGGCGCAAGGTGGTCGAGCTGAGCGAGCGGCAGGTGCGTGAGTTCGCCGGCAATGCGGTCGAGCTGGCTGGGCGTTGGCCAGACGGTCGGCGTCGCACGATCATGGCGATGTCGGCGCGCGCGCGGGCGTCACTGTCGGATGCGCAGATCGCGATCATCGAGGAATCCTGCGAGATCGTCGCGGTCGACATCCCGACGGTCGAGCTCGCGGGCGGCTCGGTGCGCTGCATGATCGCGGGCGTGCATCTCGACCCGCGCCCCGCGCAGTCTCCGGAGCTGACCGACGCGGTCGAGGCGATCGCCGAGGAGCCGGAGACCATGGACGGCGTGGAGGCCGCCTCGGAGCTGCCCCTCTCCGCTGCCCCGTAGGTCGATGACCCCGCGCCCACCCTCGTAGGTCGAGGAGCCCGCGCCGCAAGCGCGGGCGTCACGAGACCGAACCGCGCCCCCTCCGCACCCCCGACCGCGCCCACCTGACGACCACCACACCGACGGCGAGCCCGATCCCAACCCCGGCGACGTCGGCCACCGCATCCCACGCATCCCCCGAGCGCTCCGGCAGCAGCACATGCTGCACGAGCTCGGAGGCGACGGCGTGCGCGACGAGCACCACCGCGAGCCGCAGCGGCCGGATGCCCGCCAGCACGCCGAACAGCGCGGGGAGCAGGAAGATCGTCGCGTGCACGACCTTGTCGAGCCCGGGCACCTGCGGGGTGCCGTCGGGCGTCGAGGGCGCGTAGAGCACCGCGAGCTGCACGAGCATCGCGATCGCGAAGGCGATCCAGGCGAACCTCAGCCGCGCCCCGGATGCCGCTGTCGATGCCATGGCTCGATGGTGGCACGGCGTCCGCCGGAGCACGCCGGCCTATGACGCGCTCGCTGGCCCGGCTGCTGCGTCGAGCTGAAGGAGCCAGGGCCCGAGCGAGGCGACGACTCCCTCGGGCCGCTCGGAGTCGACCCGACCTGGCCCTGCCTCAGCGCACGAGCAGCAGCTTGCCTCCCGGCGCCTCCGGCGAGCCCATCAGGTCGTGCGCGCGACCGGCTTCCTCGAGCGCGAGTGTCGCGCCGATCACAGGCCGCACGGTGCCTGCCGCGATCGCCGGCCAGATGTGGTCGCGCACCTGTGCGATCACGTGCTGCTTCGAGCCGCGGCCGGTGCGCGGCCGGGCGCGCAGCGTCATCGCGCGAAGCGTGGCGCGGCTGCGCATGAGGGTGCGCAGATCCACCTCGGCCTTGGTGCCGCCCTGCACCGCGATGACGGTGAGCGTGCCGTCGAGGGCGAGCGCGGCCAGGTTGCGCGCGAGGTAGCTGCCGCCGATCACGTCGAGGATCGCGCCAGCGCCTCGGCCGTCGGTCGCGCCGTGCACCGCCGCCACGAAGTCCTCGCTGCGATAGTCGACGACGATCTCGGCCCCGAGGTCGCGGCAGAGCTCGTGGTGGCGAGCGCTCGCGGTGGTCGCGACCCGCCAGCCCGCAGCGACCAGCATCTGGATCGCCACGGTGCCCACCCCACCGCTGCCGCCGTGCACGAGCGCGAGGTCGCCCGGCTCGGGTGCGGGCAGCTCGCGCAGCGCCGTCCACACGGTGCAGACGGATTCCGGCAGCGCGGCGGCCTCGATCAGGGTCACGCCCTCCGGCACCGGCAGCAGCTGCGTCGCCGGCACGGCCACCAGCTCGGCGTAGCCGCCGCCCGCGAGCAGCGCGCACACCTCATCGCCCACCGCCCAGTCGGTGACGCCCTCACCGAGCGCGACGATCGTGCCGGAGCACTCGAGCCCGAGGATCTCCGACTCCCCCGCCGGCGGCGGATAGCCGCCCGCGCGCTGCAGCAGATCGGCGCGATTCACGGCCGTCGCCGCGACCTGCACCAGCACCTCGCCGGGCGCGGCCACCGGGTCCGGCACCTCCACCCACTCCATCGGTCCATCGACCTCGAACTGCATCGCCTTCATGCCGTGCTCCCTTCTCCGGTCAAACCCATTCTCGTCACCCACGCTCTGCTCGCCGCCACACCCACAGCCCCGAGCGCGAGCACCGTGGACATCCCCACGACCCCGACCCAGCCGAACCGGTCGTAGAGCACGCCGCCGAACCATCCCCACAGCGCAGCCCCCGTCAGCCAGCTCAGCTGGTAGAGCGCCGTCGACTGCGCGCGGCCCCGGTCGGCCTCCATGCCAGAGAGGGTGCTCGACATCGGATGCGCCATGAACGTGCCGATGGTCAGCAGCGTGATGCCGACGAGCAGCACCCAGAAGCTCTGCCCGAGCATCGGCAGCGCCGCGATCGCCACGCTCAGGCCGCCGAAGGTGACGACCGACCATGGCGGCACGACGCTCGCGAGCCGCCCGGCCACTCGTGCGGCGAGCGCGCCGACGAAGTAGACGAGGAAGAACAGGCTCGCGATCGCCGCCGGGATGGAGAAGTGCGCACCGGTGAGGTGGAAGCCGAGGTAGTTGTAGACCGCGGTGAACGAGCCCATCACCAGGAAGCCCTGCAGGTAGATCGAGGTCGTCCGCCAGCGCGAGAGGTGGTGGCCGACATCCGCCAGCGATGCGCGGAAGCTCGTGGGTCGCGCGATGCGCTCCTCGATGCCGCGCGGCAGCAGCACGAAGAACAGCACGCACGCGACCAGCCCGATGGCCGCGACGGCGATCAGCCCGACGCGCCAGTGCAGCAGCTCGCTGAGCGGCCCTGCGATGACGCGGCCGGTGACGCCGCCGATGGTGTTGCCGGTGATGTAGACCGCGGCCGCGGCAGGCACGCGGTGGCGCGGCAGCACCTCGACCAGCAGCGCCATCGCCACCGCCTGGATGCCCCCGAGCGCGATGCCCGTGAGCCCTCGCATCACGAGCAGCACCTCCAGCGTCGGCGCGAGGGGCGCCAGGAGTGCGGCGGCCGTCGTCGCGACCAGGCTGATGCGCATGACGGCCGTCCTGCCGATGCGATCCGACAGCCATGCCCACGCAAGCACCGAGACGGCGATGCCGGTCGTGGTGGCCGAGACCGCGAGGGCCGCGGTCGCGCTGGAGATGTCGAGATCGCGCGCGAGGCTCGGAAGGATCGCCTGCGCGTCGAACAGCTGCGAGAAGGTCGCGAAGCCGGAGACGAACAGCGCTGCGACGAGCCCC encodes the following:
- a CDS encoding MFS transporter gives rise to the protein MTDNAPALARAVKPPSPMRRPAYRRLMVGWFATNLGDSALYLVLAIWVRELTGSDSAGALVFLFLALPALVAPWAGQLADRVRRRPLMILTNLGTASVILTLLLVQGAAQVWLIYAVAFGYGLSAYLTSAAQAGMLRDLLPDDELGSANGIFTSIDNGMRIVSPPLGAGLYVLAGPWAVVAVSVAGYLVMALMLLSVRIEESLPEPRTGDESYWGEVSAGFRELWRDPLLRLLTLAAAAGFGLTGILNATVFPLIEHGLQEGPAALGPAQAIQGVAALAGGLVSAALLRRIGERHLFAWGMTLVAIGSFAAFAIVQWPMPEAWMRWAGIALVQWPVGFGVPWVIVGLSTLRMRLVPRRLQGRASAAMNVTISVPQMLLLAFGTAAMVVVDFRWLLLAAAVGIGAAALAVWTWRSARA
- a CDS encoding winged helix-turn-helix domain-containing protein encodes the protein MTEERDMHGTEVFEDERGRGLRTGDPAMLRALAHPLRIDILATLDELGEATATQIAERVGESPSNCSFHLRTLAKAGFIERGEAKGTSKPWKSVYQSRDLSPEAGNPESMRTSATIGALYVQHEANRVVDFLTRHGLSDEDWLPGTTVNSAAFWATKEELAELAAEIEHLADRFRGRKDPAKRPAGSRKAHLFVTLNPDFDLPATGEEPAEG
- a CDS encoding alcohol dehydrogenase catalytic domain-containing protein — protein: MKAARFYGKEDIRIEEVDEPQTRPGAVKIAPAFNGICGSDLHLYHDGPIPPAPSADTPHPLSGETLPVVLGHEFSGVVEEVGEGVEAIAVGDAVVVEPLMVDDACPACKAGKYNLCKQMGFIGISGGGGGLSEHIVVDERWVHSVGDLPLDQAALIEPLAVAVHSVKHAGVEAGQIAVVGGAGPIGLLIAAVLKAKGLTVIVSEMSAARREKASETGVADVVVDPASEDLIAVVEQHTDGAGAAVAFDAAGVSVVVHQLLEVLAAGGRLEVVALHGKPVELNITAELTMQDRVLGSSIGYAHDHADAIELARSGQVDLAPFITGRILVDDLIEQGFERLTTSKDEVKILVSMQ
- a CDS encoding SseB family protein, which produces MSIDQVDNARLRQAIADFATEPIERRMVDVLRAALVGELLLDATRSEFDLREGKPQTGSTIRLSSGVGPDGRRAMLAFTSNAEIARMHPEGTQHQSLAQPAAGVLEMAKKQGAGWLFLDPADKKVALSSKDIDFALRHHRNDRISAAIAATDAGGPRQAVVDALRIDGPILLAGEMQSGEEAEGQPRLRMLGRPNGSRALLVFTSAPEIAARHPQDTVISTTTAKLRAQLRTSSLFSALVVNPAGPSAEVSREEFLGD
- a CDS encoding metalloregulator ArsR/SmtB family transcription factor → MHALDVLGDPVRRRILELLSDGEASAGAIATVIGEEFGISQPAVSQHLRILREQGFATVRPEGQRRLYAVDASGPSEAREWLSAFDGFWMPKLAALDTELARGRRLRRRQADGSAAIEAARRRQTAARGARVDDETAGDAPADTTAEQE
- a CDS encoding SRPBCC family protein, encoding MDVLRQLGAVSRGVRTEEIDGQASTVQTLEQVYPSSLADVWDAVTRAERIARWFMPVSGDLRLGGSYQLEGNAGGRVLECTPPADDAASYRVTWEFGGGVTWLTIRLAAEGQGTRLELEHVARDADLPVEMAEMFGPGATGVGWDGGLLGLSRHLSGSGETGMDAETLNAWAASEEGRSFYRGAADAWARAAIGNGVAATKAQAQADATFGFYTGETGAGASD
- a CDS encoding arginine deiminase-related protein is translated as MSAVAPQSVILIRALRFRPNPATAADNAFQAEPSDGESPETTAAKALAEMDALADALRDAGVKVHVFEDEDHTRPDSVFPNNWLSTHAGGTVAVYPMYASNRRHERRADVLEMLKASYRVQAIVDYSGLEPDGIFLEGTGAMVLDPISRVAYTARSHRADTNVLERFCTDFNYEPMVFDAIDADGVPVYHTNVIATIGTEVALFALEMIPDERRRAEVRERLIVTGRKVVELSERQVREFAGNAVELAGRWPDGRRRTIMAMSARARASLSDAQIAIIEESCEIVAVDIPTVELAGGSVRCMIAGVHLDPRPAQSPELTDAVEAIAEEPETMDGVEAASELPLSAAP
- a CDS encoding VanZ family protein, coding for MASTAASGARLRFAWIAFAIAMLVQLAVLYAPSTPDGTPQVPGLDKVVHATIFLLPALFGVLAGIRPLRLAVVLVAHAVASELVQHVLLPERSGDAWDAVADVAGVGIGLAVGVVVVRWARSGVRRGRGSVS
- a CDS encoding NAD(P)H-quinone oxidoreductase; translation: MKAMQFEVDGPMEWVEVPDPVAAPGEVLVQVAATAVNRADLLQRAGGYPPPAGESEILGLECSGTIVALGEGVTDWAVGDEVCALLAGGGYAELVAVPATQLLPVPEGVTLIEAAALPESVCTVWTALRELPAPEPGDLALVHGGSGGVGTVAIQMLVAAGWRVATTASARHHELCRDLGAEIVVDYRSEDFVAAVHGATDGRGAGAILDVIGGSYLARNLAALALDGTLTVIAVQGGTKAEVDLRTLMRSRATLRAMTLRARPRTGRGSKQHVIAQVRDHIWPAIAAGTVRPVIGATLALEEAGRAHDLMGSPEAPGGKLLLVR
- a CDS encoding MFS transporter, which translates into the protein MTRDRRERGLVAALFVSGFATFSQLFDAQAILPSLARDLDISSATAALAVSATTTGIAVSVLAWAWLSDRIGRTAVMRISLVATTAAALLAPLAPTLEVLLVMRGLTGIALGGIQAVAMALLVEVLPRHRVPAAAAVYITGNTIGGVTGRVIAGPLSELLHWRVGLIAVAAIGLVACVLFFVLLPRGIEERIARPTSFRASLADVGHHLSRWRTTSIYLQGFLVMGSFTAVYNYLGFHLTGAHFSIPAAIASLFFLVYFVGALAARVAGRLASVVPPWSVVTFGGLSVAIAALPMLGQSFWVLLVGITLLTIGTFMAHPMSSTLSGMEADRGRAQSTALYQLSWLTGAALWGWFGGVLYDRFGWVGVVGMSTVLALGAVGVAASRAWVTRMGLTGEGSTA